The DNA sequence TACGCATTTTCCGCTGGTGATCAAATGGCTGGCGGGTCATCTTCACATGCACAGATTGGTGCGGGAAATGGAAACCGCCTCCGAGCGGATCTCCACCTTGGTGGATTCCATCAAGTCGTACTCTCACATGGACCGCGCCAATGACTTCGAGCCGGTTTCGCTGGTGGACAACATCAACAGCACCTTGACCATGCTCAACCACAAGCTCCGCAAACAACAAGTGCAGGTGGATTGGCAGGTGGAGGGTACACTTCCTCCAGTGGAAGCGCGCGCCGGGCAATTGAGTCAAGTATGGACCAACCTGATCGACAATGCCATCGACGCAATGCCCGACGGCGGCACCCTCACCTTGCAGGGCAATCACGAGGGCGAATATGTCACCATGCGCGTGATAGATTCTGGAGCAGGTATTCCGGATGATGTGATGGATCGTATATTTGAACCGTTTTACACGACCAAAGGAATCGGGGAAGGCTCCGGGCTTGGACTTGATATTGTGGACAAGATCGTACGCGACCATCAGGCGGAGATCCAGGTGACTTCCCAGCCCGGCCGGACCGAATTTTTCCTGTGTTTCCCTATTCGCAGAACCTGACAATCGCCTTGTATATATGGCAAAACCCATCCTCTTCACTATCGACGACGATCCGCAGGTGGCCTCGGCCATTCAATCAGACCTGCGCAAGCAATACCGAAAGGAGTATCGGATCATGAGCACCACCAGCGCCCATGAAGCGCTGGAAACCCTCAAGGAACTCAAGGCTAGGGGCGATAATGTTGCGCTACTCCTGTCGGATCAGCGCATGCCCGAGATGCTTGGCGTGGATTTTCTGGAACAGGCACAGGTGTACTTCCCGCAGGCCAAGCGAGTGTTGCTGACCGCCTATTCGGATATCGAGGCCGCGATCAAGGCCATCAACGAGGTGCAGCTCGACTATTACCTCACCAAGCCTTGGGACCCGCCACACGAAAAGCTCTATCCGATCATCGATGACCTATTGGCGGATTGGCAGGCCAATTCTGTCCAAAGTTCAGGACTACGGGTGATTGGATATCCTTTCTCGCCTCAATCTCACAAGATCAAGGATTTCCTTGCGGGAAATATGATCCCTTATCAATGGCTGGATATCCACGAGGAGGAGACACAGACCCTGCTGTCTATTCACGATGCACAGGAAGCTCCCATGCCGATGGTGATGTTTCCAGATGGAAGCTATGAGTCCAATCCCACCATTCCACAGGTAGCTGCCAAGGTGGGGATGACCGGAACCGCTTCGGCTGATATGTACGATGTCGCGATTATCGGTGCAGGGCCTGCAGGTCTGGCGGCAGCGGTATATGGTGGCTCCGAAGGACTGAAGACTTTGCTTGTCGAAAAACGCGCACCGGGTGGCCAGGCAGGAACCAGTTCCCGCATCGAAAACTATCTGGGCTTCCCGAAAGGATTGAGTGGCTCAGATCTGGCGAGAAGGGCGATTACGCAGGCTACGCGGTTTGGCGTGGAGTTTCTCGCGCCTCAGGAAGTGAAGGAAATCGAACTGAGTGGTCCTTACAAGATTTTGCATCTAGAGGACGGTTCCAAGGTGAATACCCGATCTGTGGTGGTGACTACGGGGGTGGATTATCGCCGTCATCCAGCGCCGGGTGTTGAACAATTTTCCGGAGCGGGCATTTATTATGGAGCAGCAAGTACAGAAGCTTCTTCCTGCAAATCCCAACCTGTCTTTGTGGTCGGTGGCGGTAATTCCGCGGGTCAAGCAGCTGTGTATCTCTCGAGATTCGCAGCGAAAGTCTCCATTGTGATTCGCCGTCAGGACCTATCGAGTACAATGTCCCAATATTTGATTGACCAAATCGCGGATATTGAAAACATCGAGTTGGTTCCCCGTACCGAAATCATCGAAGCGAAAGGCGATGAGCGTCTGACGGACTTGGTACTTCGGAATATGGATACCGAGGCGGTCAGGAATGAAACTGCCGGGGCCTTGTTCATCTTTATTGGTGCTCGGCCTTATACTGAATGGTTGGGCGATCTGGTGATTCGTGATCAGAAAGGATTCGTGGAAACCGGATTCAAGCTCAAGCAAAAATCAGATTTCGGGCATAGATGGCATGATAGCCGTGAACCCCTCATGCTGGAGACCAGCCAGCCGGGCATTTTCGCGGCGGGTGATGTCAGGTCAGGGGCGATGAACCGAGTTGCTTCGGCGGTCGGGGAAGGAGCCATGGCAATCAAATTTGTGCACGAATATCTGGCGATGTCCTGATCGGGGACAGGTGAAAATCGAATCGTGGGAAATTATTTCAAGGAAAAAACGGTTGATCCATCAATTTTACCCGAATTTTCCGCAATTCGACCCAAATCGGGCCCCAAAGGATTGAGACTTGTCGGAAACTTGTCGTAGCTTCGCGGCTTGTCGTGGATGATGCATTCATCCGAGAGAGTCCGGGCGCAAAACCCTACGGTGGGGTGATAGGCGCTCGAGCGATACAGACGAAACATACTTTATGACATTATTTGAAGAAACGGGACTGAAGGAAGACATTGTCAAAGCAGTCACGGATTTGGGATTCGAGCGTCCTACACCCATTCAGGAGAAATCGATTCCCCACATCTTGGAGTCAGACCAGGATTTGGTGGCTTTTGCACAGACAGGTACTGGTAAGACGGCTGCGTTTAGCCTACCTGTTCTCCACAAAATTGACCCGGAAGTAAGAGAGATCCAGGCGTTGGTTCTCTGTCCCACCCGGGAATTGGCCTTGCAGATTCATCGGGACGTCGAGTCCTTCACCAAGTATATGCCAGTCCGTGCGACTGCTGTATATGGTGGTGCTAGCATCGAGCAACAGATTCGTCAGATTCGCCGTGGTACACACATGGTAGTGGGTACTCCCGGTCGAGTTCGCGACTTGCTTCGTAGAGGAGTCCTCAATTTCGAGGGCATCAGATTCCTCATTCTGGATGAGGCCGACGAAATGCTGACCATGGGATTCAAGGACGAGCTTGACTTGATCCTTTCCGAGGTCAACGAAGAGCGTCAGACGTTGCTGTTCTCCGCAACGATGCCGCCCGAATTGGACCGGATCGCTTCCCAATACATGGAAGATCCTGCTAAGATTACGACTGGAAAGCGCAACATGAGTGCTGATACGGTTACTCACCAGTTCTCTGTCGTTCATCGCGATGACAGATACGAGGCGTTGAAGCGTTACGCAGATATTCACCCCGGTATCTATGGGATCGTCTTTTGCCGTACCCGGAATGATACCAAGGAAGTGGCCGATCGTTTGGCCCATGACGGCTACTCTGCCGACGCATTGCACGGGGATCTTTCCCAGGCGCAGCGTGATCATGTCATGAACCGCTTCCGCAAAAGACAACTCCAGATTTTGGTGGCAACTGACGTGGCGGCTCGTGGTTTGGATATCCAAAACTTGACCCACGTCATCAACATGGGCTTCCCGGATGATCCGGAAGTATATGTTCACCGTTCTGGCCGTACCGGTCGTGCCGGAAACGAGGGAGAGGCGATGTCTATCCTGACACCGCGTGATACCCGTCGTATCCGCATGCTGGAGCGCATGATGAAAAAAGAGTTCCAGCGTCTCCCAATCGCTACAGGTGAGGAGATCTGCGAACGTCAGCTCTTCCACTTTATCGACAAAGTGAAAGAGGTGGAAATCAACGAGGAGCAAATCGCCAACTTCCTGCCTGCTGTGGAGGAATCCTTGGCTGAATTGTCTCGTGAGGAACTCATCAAGAAATTCGTTTCCATCGAGTTCAACCGATTCTTGGAATACTACGATGGAGCACGTGACTTGAACGAGAAGCGTCGTCGTGGAGATCGTGATCGCGACCGTGATCGCAGAGATCGTTACGACCGTCGTGATCGCGATGATCGTGGAGACCGTGGAGGAAGAAGAGAGCGTTTCGAGCGTGATCGCAGTGCTGATTTCTCCCGCTTCTACATCAATGTAGGTTCCAAGCAGGAGCTCGATCCGAAGAAATTGATCCGCTTGATCAACGATCGACCAGAGATCCGCAAAGCAGAGATTGGCCGCATTGAGATTCTTCGCAAATTCTCCTTCTTCGAGTTGGAGAAGCGCTTCGAATCTGAAGTGGTGGACGCCTTCAACGGTACAGACTTCGAAGGGACGCCTATCGTGGTGGAAATCACGAAGGATGGTCCTAAGCCAAGTTCACATGGTGGCCGCAGTGGCGGTGGTCGTGGACGTGGTCGCGGAGATTACCGTGGCGGACGCGATCGCAGAGGCGGTGGTGGTGGAGGACGACGTCGTCGCCATCAGGATGCTGGATTTGCATGATCCTAGCCTCAAGATATTCAAAGGCCGATGTGGAGTGTCCACATCGGCCTTTTTTTGTGGCTTGGTTTTGATTGGAACAATGGCCATTTTATCTACAAATAAGGTGCGTATGTTTTCTGTTTCTATTTCCGAATTCAGGAGCAACCTGAAAAGCTATTTTGACAGAATCATTGAGAATGAGGAAGTTTTGGTTATCCCACGAGGCAAAGATGATGGCGTGGTGATCATGCCCTTGTCAGAATATAACGCGATGAAAACCACTGAATACTTATTGTCTGCAAAAGCGAATGAGGTCTGGTTGGATGAATCCATTGCTCAGTACAAGTCAGGAAAGACGATCACCATTGATGAGCTGGGAGAATGAGGTACACGTTCACCCAGCATGCATGGAATGATTATCTACATGGGTAGAATCATGACAAGAAGATTCTCAAGCGAATTAATGCGCTTTTGAAGGACATTGCTCGAAATCCGATTGAGGGGATAGGGAAGCCAGGATTTCTCAAGCATAAGTACGCTGGGTACTTGTCAAGAAGAATCAGTGGTGAACACAGATTGATATACACCTATTCTGAAACTGAGATAGTCATCATTGCCTGTAGGTTTCACTATCAATGAAAGGAAATAGCCCCTTGAAATGAGGTGCGGCTGCTTGCGGCGGTGTAAGGGATAGGAGGGACGAGCCTTCAGGCGAGGTCCACGCCCAGTGGCATTTCTATGATTGAGCAATCTTTGTATGGGCGCCTCACTGGGGAAAAGCTCGCTTCAAATGGGTGTGGACGGGAGCGACAGCGGACTCCCGGATAGCCCGGCCCGGCGACATGCATGCCAAGGGCTCTCCTTCCAGTATTCACGCCGGGATACACCCCAATCCAGATTGAGTTCCTTATAAAATGAAAAATTACGGAAACGGATGCCATGATGGTTTGCCGGTAGTTTTCCTCGATGTAAAGGTTCGATGAATTCTGCGAAACTGGCTAGCGAATGATCTGGCCAATCCGTACTTTGCGGTACTATGAATGATTGAATCTTGACCCAAATTTGTACATGAACAAGATTGCAGTAATTGGACCTGAGAATCGGCGGAAAGAGGTGTTTTCGCGATTGCCGGAATTGAAGCTCGCATATACGGGCGAAGAACTTCCCGATGCGGAGACCCTGAGTGGGATGGATCTGGTGCTAGACTTGGATTTGGATGAGGTGCCTCAGCGATTGGCTTCCTATGCGCCCATTCAGGATCTGATCGTGGTGGGGGCGGCCGTCAAGCAGTCCCTTGCCCAAATGGTATTTCAAATGGAATTGCCGCCTGCCTGCACCCTCGTAGGCTGGAATTCGCTCCCGACTTTCATCAACAAGGAAAAATGGGAGTGCAGCCTATTTGAATCTTCGGACCGTCTAGTGGTTCAGGAAGCCTTGGGTTCCCTGGGCATAGAGGTGGAGTGGGTCGAGGATCGCGTCGGGATGGTCACGCCCCGGATTCTGGCTATGATCATCAATGAAGCCTGCGTCGTGATCAAGGAAGGAACTGCAAGTATTCCCGATATCGATCAAGCCATGCGATTGGGGACCAATTATCCGTTGGGTCCGTTGGAGTGGGCAGACAAGATCGGCATTGCCCATGTGCATGATGTCTTGGCCAATCTGCGAGAGGATACCGGAGATGGTCGGTACAAGATTGCGCCATTGCTCAAGGACTACATGCACAGAGGGAAGACCTTTTACCCTTCAGAACCGGCCTGATGCAGGTCTATGACATTTCTTAATTCATTGAGGGCTTTGCGAATGCGGGATTCCGGCACTTGGACTTCCCGCAGCAATTCCTCATTGCCTTCCACTTGCCTGCACAGGACATAATCCATCTTCAGGAGCCTATTTTTCTCCGCTTTTGTCAGGGTACTCAAAACCGTAATCGGGTAGAGGCAGGAATCGTCGATCATCTGGCGGAGGTTGCCCTGTGCGGGATAATTCCATGAGATCAATTTGAGGTTGGCGCAGGTCCCATACCGGATCGCGTCCCCAGTGAAGGATGCATTGGTCACGATCCAGCCTTCATAGGAATGGATTCCTTGGGGCTTCTCCTGTTCCCAAGCTGCCTTCAGGTCTTGAAAGCGGGAGTGAATGTAGAGCGCCACTTTCACGTCGACTTTCTTGTTGAGGGTATTCCCGAATTTACATTCGATGGATATCCGTTTCCCTTTTTGGTCGCCCAGCACGTCCACTTCGTGGGGAACACATTTCCCTTCCACGATAACCCCAGTCTGGACGTCCCAGCCCACTTCCCGCAGCAGCTCTCCCACAAATTTCTCGAAAGGATATCCGGTGGGTCCCAACTCCTGAATGGCGCGCTTGAGCTTGAACCGAGCCGCAGAGGGCTTGGAAAGCTTCTTGAGCATCTGGTGAGTCCATTGGTGGATTCGCTTGCTTGAGGTGCCCGGTTGTACCTTTTGGGAGATGTGTTGAACGACCATTTCCACGATTTCATGATCTGCACCGGATCTGGTGAGTGATTCTCGGAGTTTGTCCGGGGAAAAGGGAATGAGTTGTCCGGAAGTTTTTTTGATCAGGATGGAATCCTTCATGAAAATATCTGTGAAGCGGTTAGGAGGAGTAGGGGAGATGTCACTTGAGTGTGATCTGATTGGGTTATTTCCCTATGTGGGAAAGGTATCTGGGTGTTATGGTTGTGTTTTTTGGAAATGGTCTGTCTTTTGCGCTGAAATAAACACGTTGTTGGTTTTTATGGGTGAGGTTTGAGGAATTAATGCTGATTATGTGTCCTTTTTAAAGGATTCTTACCAAAGAGTCCGATTCCTTGACAAATTACTTGAAAAAGTAAAAAAATATTGAAAATATCTTGGAGGGAATGGAAAAGGTTTCCATATTTGAAACAGAAAGACGAGAACATGCAAACATTGCAAATCATTATCATTCGAATTCTACTGGTGGTGCTGCTAGTGCCGTCGGAGTGAGAATGGTTTGCCCAAAATACACAAAGCCAAGCCATTCTCGCGAACGAGAATGGCTTTTTTGTTAACCAATAGGCTTTTCGGGAGTTGGGAAGATTTCCCATTACCACAACCACACAAGTGTACTGCGACTGAATTTTCATTAAAGGGCTAATAGGCGTTATCGCATTTGATCATGTTGTACCAATCAGGAAGTTCGATGGATGTGTATTGGGATGGAGAGATCGTTTCCAATGACACGGTGAAGATAGATTTCTTCTCTCAGGCCCTGCATTATGGGAATGGCGTGATCGAGGGAATGCGAGCCTACCGCACAGTCGAAGGCACCCGGATCTTCAAGGCCCATGCGCATTTTGAGCGTCTGTGTTATTCCGCTGCTCGCATGCGTATCCCGGTACGGCACTCCATTCAGGAGATGATCAACATCGCCTATGATCTGTTGGATCACCGCGGACTCCGCGAAGCCTATATCCGACCCATGTTGATTGCAGGTTCCCAAGTGGAGATGACCTCTCCCAACAGTTCCATCTTGGCGATGGCGGCTTGGAAGCCCAATCCTTCGGTATCTCATTCGCCGATTCAGACGATGCTTTCTTCTTTCCGCAGACCCGATCCTTCAAGTGGATTTCCGGATGCGAAGATTGTCGGACAGTACGCACACTCTGTGATCGCCTTGAACGAGGCACGCTCATGTGGATTCCATGATGCCTTGTTGTTGGATCAATCGGGCCATTTGGCCCAAGCGACATCTTCCAATCTCTTTGTCGAGAAGGACGATGTACTCTACACCCCCCAAGTTGGATCGATTATGCCCGGGATTACTCGGGAGGTCGTGATGGAGATGGCCGGACAGATGGGGGTGCCGGTATGCGAAGAAAATTTGCATCCGGACTTTTTGAAGACCGCAGATGCAGCCTTTCTCTGCGGGACCGCCAATGAAATCCTCGGTATTCAATCTTTCAATAGAAGACCGTTCCCCACCCCCTGGGAAGACAGTATTGGGTATGCATTTGCCCGGAAGTATCGCCAACAGGTGACACTTCGCGAAGGCTGGTACAGCACCCTTATTTGAGTCGGACTTCAACGAAGTTTTCATGAACAAATACAGTCGAAGGATCACGCAGGATGAAACTCAACCTGCGGCTCAGGCCATGCTATATGGAATTGGTCTGGACGAAGCGGATCTCGCAAAACCACAAGTCGGGATTGTCTCCACGGGTTATGAAGGCAATACCTGCAACATGCATCTCAATGATTTGGCCCAAGAGGTGAAGGTCGGGGTCAATCAGTCCGACTCCATTGGATTGGTATTTCATACCATCGGTGTGAGTGATGGGATTTCTATGGGAACTGAGGGGATGAGATACTCCCTGCCTTCCAGAGATGTCATTGCCGACTCGATCGAAACCGTCGTCAACGCCCAGTGGTATGATGGCCTCATTGCCGTGACAGGCTGTGACAAGAACATGCCGGGAGCCATGTTGGCGATTGCCCGACTCAATCGACCTTCCATTTTGGTCTATGGAGGATCTATCGCCGCAGGAAAGTACGAGGATCGTTCCCTGAACATCGTCTCAGCCTTTGAGGCTTTGGGAGAAAAGGTTGCAGGATCTATCACCCCAGAGCAATTCAAGGGAATCGTGCAGAATGCATGTCCCGGTGCCGGAGCTTGTGGCGGGATGTACACGGCCAACACGATGGCTTCTGCCATTGAGGCAATGGGGATGAGCTTGCCTTACAGCTCCTCTAATCCAGCTACTTCCGAAGAAAAAATCTCCGAATGTCATGCTGCCGGTCTCGCTATCCAGCAATTGATGGAAAAGGAAATCCTTCCTCGCGATATCATGACCAAAGCTGCTTTTGAAAATGCCATTACAGTGGCCATCGCTTTGGGAGGAAGTACCAATGCCGTCCTTCACTTGCTCGCCATGGCGCGAGCGGCAAGGGTCGAATTGAGTATCGATGATTTCCAGCGAATCAGCGACAAGACGCCCCTGTTGGGTGATCTGAAGCCTTCTGGGAAGTATCTGATGGCCGATGTGCACGCCAATGGTGGAATTCCAGCAGTGATGAAATTTTTGCTGGAAGCAGGTTTCTTGGACGGAAGCTGCATGACCGTGACTGGCAAAACGCTGGCGGAGAATTTGGCCGATGTACCCGGTCTGCCCGCCGACCAAATGATCATCCAGCCTGTAGACAAACCGATTAAGGAAACGGGGCACTTGCGGATTCTCTATGGGAATCTGGCCGAAAAGGGAGCCGTTGCGAAAATCACCGGCAAGGAGGGAGAACGATTCACAGGGCCTGCCCGGGTGTTTGATTCAGAGTTCGAAGCGAACGAATCCATCGTAGCCGGAAAGGTACAGGCAGGAGATGTTGTGGTCATTCGATATGAAGGTCCGAAGGGAGGTCCCGGTATGCCTGAGATGCTGAAGCCTACTTCTGCCATCATGGGTGTTGGACTTGGAGGGGAAGTAGCCCTGATTACAGATGGCCGATTCTCTGGAGGAACGCATGGATTTGTAGTGGGGCATATTACCCCTGAGGCGCAAGTGGGAGGAACCATTGGACTCATCAAGGATGGCGATGTCATCACCATTGATGCCGTAGCCAATACCCTTTCGGTGGATCTGTCCGACTCGGAACTGGAAGTACGTAAAGCCGCTTGGGTGGCACCTCCTTCCAAAGCCAAGCGAGGGATTCTCTACAAATACGCGCTGACCGTTTCCACTGCCTCCCATGGTTGTGTGACGGACGA is a window from the Pontibacter sp. G13 genome containing:
- a CDS encoding FAD-dependent oxidoreductase, whose translation is MAKPILFTIDDDPQVASAIQSDLRKQYRKEYRIMSTTSAHEALETLKELKARGDNVALLLSDQRMPEMLGVDFLEQAQVYFPQAKRVLLTAYSDIEAAIKAINEVQLDYYLTKPWDPPHEKLYPIIDDLLADWQANSVQSSGLRVIGYPFSPQSHKIKDFLAGNMIPYQWLDIHEEETQTLLSIHDAQEAPMPMVMFPDGSYESNPTIPQVAAKVGMTGTASADMYDVAIIGAGPAGLAAAVYGGSEGLKTLLVEKRAPGGQAGTSSRIENYLGFPKGLSGSDLARRAITQATRFGVEFLAPQEVKEIELSGPYKILHLEDGSKVNTRSVVVTTGVDYRRHPAPGVEQFSGAGIYYGAASTEASSCKSQPVFVVGGGNSAGQAAVYLSRFAAKVSIVIRRQDLSSTMSQYLIDQIADIENIELVPRTEIIEAKGDERLTDLVLRNMDTEAVRNETAGALFIFIGARPYTEWLGDLVIRDQKGFVETGFKLKQKSDFGHRWHDSREPLMLETSQPGIFAAGDVRSGAMNRVASAVGEGAMAIKFVHEYLAMS
- a CDS encoding DEAD/DEAH box helicase, coding for MTLFEETGLKEDIVKAVTDLGFERPTPIQEKSIPHILESDQDLVAFAQTGTGKTAAFSLPVLHKIDPEVREIQALVLCPTRELALQIHRDVESFTKYMPVRATAVYGGASIEQQIRQIRRGTHMVVGTPGRVRDLLRRGVLNFEGIRFLILDEADEMLTMGFKDELDLILSEVNEERQTLLFSATMPPELDRIASQYMEDPAKITTGKRNMSADTVTHQFSVVHRDDRYEALKRYADIHPGIYGIVFCRTRNDTKEVADRLAHDGYSADALHGDLSQAQRDHVMNRFRKRQLQILVATDVAARGLDIQNLTHVINMGFPDDPEVYVHRSGRTGRAGNEGEAMSILTPRDTRRIRMLERMMKKEFQRLPIATGEEICERQLFHFIDKVKEVEINEEQIANFLPAVEESLAELSREELIKKFVSIEFNRFLEYYDGARDLNEKRRRGDRDRDRDRRDRYDRRDRDDRGDRGGRRERFERDRSADFSRFYINVGSKQELDPKKLIRLINDRPEIRKAEIGRIEILRKFSFFELEKRFESEVVDAFNGTDFEGTPIVVEITKDGPKPSSHGGRSGGGRGRGRGDYRGGRDRRGGGGGGRRRRHQDAGFA
- a CDS encoding type II toxin-antitoxin system Phd/YefM family antitoxin, with translation MLDLHDPSLKIFKGRCGVSTSAFFCGLVLIGTMAILSTNKVRMFSVSISEFRSNLKSYFDRIIENEEVLVIPRGKDDGVVIMPLSEYNAMKTTEYLLSAKANEVWLDESIAQYKSGKTITIDELGE
- a CDS encoding Txe/YoeB family addiction module toxin is translated as MLKRINALLKDIARNPIEGIGKPGFLKHKYAGYLSRRISGEHRLIYTYSETEIVIIACRFHYQ
- a CDS encoding 3-hydroxyacyl-CoA dehydrogenase family protein → MNKIAVIGPENRRKEVFSRLPELKLAYTGEELPDAETLSGMDLVLDLDLDEVPQRLASYAPIQDLIVVGAAVKQSLAQMVFQMELPPACTLVGWNSLPTFINKEKWECSLFESSDRLVVQEALGSLGIEVEWVEDRVGMVTPRILAMIINEACVVIKEGTASIPDIDQAMRLGTNYPLGPLEWADKIGIAHVHDVLANLREDTGDGRYKIAPLLKDYMHRGKTFYPSEPA
- a CDS encoding restriction endonuclease, whose protein sequence is MKDSILIKKTSGQLIPFSPDKLRESLTRSGADHEIVEMVVQHISQKVQPGTSSKRIHQWTHQMLKKLSKPSAARFKLKRAIQELGPTGYPFEKFVGELLREVGWDVQTGVIVEGKCVPHEVDVLGDQKGKRISIECKFGNTLNKKVDVKVALYIHSRFQDLKAAWEQEKPQGIHSYEGWIVTNASFTGDAIRYGTCANLKLISWNYPAQGNLRQMIDDSCLYPITVLSTLTKAEKNRLLKMDYVLCRQVEGNEELLREVQVPESRIRKALNELRNVIDLHQAGSEG
- a CDS encoding aminotransferase class IV — protein: MLYQSGSSMDVYWDGEIVSNDTVKIDFFSQALHYGNGVIEGMRAYRTVEGTRIFKAHAHFERLCYSAARMRIPVRHSIQEMINIAYDLLDHRGLREAYIRPMLIAGSQVEMTSPNSSILAMAAWKPNPSVSHSPIQTMLSSFRRPDPSSGFPDAKIVGQYAHSVIALNEARSCGFHDALLLDQSGHLAQATSSNLFVEKDDVLYTPQVGSIMPGITREVVMEMAGQMGVPVCEENLHPDFLKTADAAFLCGTANEILGIQSFNRRPFPTPWEDSIGYAFARKYRQQVTLREGWYSTLI
- the ilvD gene encoding dihydroxy-acid dehydratase, with protein sequence MNKYSRRITQDETQPAAQAMLYGIGLDEADLAKPQVGIVSTGYEGNTCNMHLNDLAQEVKVGVNQSDSIGLVFHTIGVSDGISMGTEGMRYSLPSRDVIADSIETVVNAQWYDGLIAVTGCDKNMPGAMLAIARLNRPSILVYGGSIAAGKYEDRSLNIVSAFEALGEKVAGSITPEQFKGIVQNACPGAGACGGMYTANTMASAIEAMGMSLPYSSSNPATSEEKISECHAAGLAIQQLMEKEILPRDIMTKAAFENAITVAIALGGSTNAVLHLLAMARAARVELSIDDFQRISDKTPLLGDLKPSGKYLMADVHANGGIPAVMKFLLEAGFLDGSCMTVTGKTLAENLADVPGLPADQMIIQPVDKPIKETGHLRILYGNLAEKGAVAKITGKEGERFTGPARVFDSEFEANESIVAGKVQAGDVVVIRYEGPKGGPGMPEMLKPTSAIMGVGLGGEVALITDGRFSGGTHGFVVGHITPEAQVGGTIGLIKDGDVITIDAVANTLSVDLSDSELEVRKAAWVAPPSKAKRGILYKYALTVSTASHGCVTDEPIP